ACACTCCCTGCACAGGCACGCTCATCCATGCTCACGCTGTGCACACACGCTCATCCACATgcactgcatgcacacacacacacatccatgtgCACACTGCACATGCATGCTACATATGCAAACGCtcatccacacacacactgcatacgCACACACTTCTCCACACTCACATTGCACACACACTCATTTCAacttatgcacacacacactcatctgCATTCTGCACATATGTATGCACACTTATCCATGCTGCATGTGTGCACACTCttgcacacacactgcacataCACACGCATCCCCACTCACCTTGCACATGCTCTCCCACACATACACATAACTCTCTtgcacatacacatgcacacacttgcaCACCCTCCCTTAATTCAGTCTATAGGAGCTGTGTTGGTGACAAGCTGGACGTGCTACCAATGGGGCccggggggctgtgggagagggcCATGCACTGTCAGGGCTTTGATCCCTGGGTCCATTTGCCGTAGTGCCAGTGCTGACCCTCTGGCAGGCCGCTCTGCAGTGCCAGGCCAGCTCTTCTCCCTGGGGTCAGGCACAGCTTCGCCCTGCACTTTTCACAAGATGTCTCCACCCCCGCAGTAGGAGGAGCTTGCTCACCCGCTCTCCCTCGCACGCCCTGTCTGGGGATCAGACACTGCAGCAGGAAGAGCCTGGCTTAGACCATAATGCCAGGTAGGGGTTAGTGATGCTGCGTGGGGCCCCTCGGGGGCAGTGGCCGTTGGCGGCGTGTCCCCTTCCCAGCaccagtgctgcagtgggctGATGGTTGTGGGGTCCTGTTTCCAGCAGACAGATGAAGCTGCGCAGACAGAGAGCCAACAGCTCCATTCCTCAGAAAACACAGACAAGCAGCAGCCCAAGAGGTTACACGTCTCCAACATCCCCTTCCGGTTCCGGGATCCAGACCTGCGGCAAATGTTCGGGGTGCGTATGGCCAGCATGTGCACCAGCCCCGTCGTCCCCGGTGGGCCCAGGaagaggcagcccaggggactTGCCATTGCAAACATAGAACTAATGGATCCTCACAGTGCCCAAGTACTCGCCTTCTCTGGCCTCTTGTCCGTATGCCAGGCTCTGCCCCTTGCCCCATGGCACATCCCAGGGTGCTACCTCCAGGCAGACTGACTGGGAGCCTCTCATTCCAGCCCGGCCGGTTACCGGGGCCCCCGGGCTCCGGAGCTCCGGCCCGGCAGGTTAGCGGGGCCCCCGGGCTCCGGAGCTCCGGCCCGGCCGGTTAGCGGGGGCTCTGGAGCCCCGGCCCGGCCGGTTAGCGGGGCCCCGAGCTCTGGAGCCCGGCCCGGCGGTTAGCGGGCCCCAGGCTCCGGAGCCCTGGCCCGGCCGGTTAGCGGGGCCCCCGGGCTCCGGAGCCCGGCCGGTTAGCGGGCCCCGGGCTCCGGAGCTCGGCCCGGCAGGTTAGCGGGGCCCCGGGCTCCGGAGCCCGGCCCGGCAGGTTAGCGGGGCCCGGGCTCTGGAGCCCGGCCCGGCAGGTTAGCGGGGCCCCGGGCTCTGGAGCTCGGCCCGGCAGGTTAGCGGGGCCCCGGGCTCCGGAGCTCCGGCCCGGCCGGTTAGCGGGGCCCCCGGGCTCCGGAGCCCCGGCCCGGCAGGTTAGCGGGGCCCCCGGGCTCCGGAGCTCCGGCCCGGCAGGTTAGCGGGGCCCCCGGGCTCCGGAGCTCTAGCCCGGCAGGTTAGCGGGGCCCCCGGGCTCCGGAGCTCCGGCCCGGCCGGTTAGCGGGGCCCCCAGGCTCTCCTCGAAGGGTTGCACAGAGCCTCCTGCTGCTTGGGGCTTCGCTCAGCCTGTGTGAACATGGCCAGCGCTGTGCAggctgggaccctggctgctCTGCTGGTGGGAGCTTTGCAGCAGGCCTGCTCCCTGCATGCCTGGGGGATGAGGCAGGCCCCTCTGCAGATCCTGGGCGCTGTTCTCACCCCTCTGCTCTCTCTGATTGCAGCAATTCGGGAAGATCCTCGACGTGGAGATTATTTTCAATGAGCGGGGCTCCAAGGTGGGTGCTGCCCGAGGCCGGCGTCATTACAGCAGCCCCGGGAGCAGGCCAGGCTGACATGTGACATGTGCGTTTCTCCTGGCAAAGGCTCCACtcagggaggggctcaggggctcgtcttccctgctcttcctgactcgctcctgtcctgccccagctgtctgtgtgctgctgcttctttctcttgctccttccCCCTCTGCGGCCAGGGGCCCTGCCCCACACTCCAGTCCCCCTGCCTCTCGCCTGCACTCAGGTGCCTCCCTGCTGGCAACGGCTCAGGCACAGCGATGGGGACAAAGGGCACTGGCCTAATGCCAGCCCCTTACCAGAGGGGAGCAGCCACTGTTCACCCTCATCTGAGCAGAAGGGATTTCACTGAGGGGTGGGTCGGTCCCCCCGTCCCACGCCGAGGCGGGGGTCAGTCCCCCCGTCCCACGGAGAGGGGGGTGGCTCGGTCCCCCCGTCCCACGCCAAGGCGGGTGGCTTGGTCCCCCCATCCCACGCCGAGGTGGGTGGCTCGGTCCCCCCGTCCCATTCCGAGGCGGGTGGCTCGGTCCCCCCGTCCCACGGAGAGGGGGGTGGCTCGGTCCCCCCATCCCACGCCGAGGCGGGTGGCTCGGTTCCCACGCCGAGGGGGGTGTCTCGGTCCCCCCCGTCCCACTCCGAGGCGGGTGGCTCGGTCCCCCCGTCCCACGCCGAGGCGGGTATCTCGGTCCCCCCGTCCCACGCCGAGGCGGGTATCTCGGTCCCCCCGTCCCATGCCGAGGGGGGTGGCTCGGTTCCCACGCCGAGGTGGGTGGCTCGGTCCCCCCGTCCCATGCCGAGGGGGGTGTCTCGGTCCCCCGTCCCACGCCGAGGGGGGTATCTCGGTCCCCCCGTCCCACGCCGAGGGGGGTGTCTCGGTCCCCCTGTCCCACACTAGGACAGGACAGCCCATGTGCCTGTGCGTGTGGGTGTTTCTGTTGGATCTTCCTTGCCTCTCTGTTCCCCTCTCCCCATGTCCTGGGGTGACTTGGGGGCGCTCTCCATGCAGGACCTGGCCCTGAAGCACACTGCCTGAGCCTCCTgtgccagctctcctgattcaCCTGCTCTCTCTGTCCCCGTTCCCCTTCTCTCTCGCTctcgctctccccctcccccctttctcctcTGCTCACAGGGTTTTGGGTTTGTAACTTTTGAAACTAGCACAGATGCCGACCGGGCACGAGAGAAGCTGAATGGCACAATCGTAGAGGGACGGAAaattgaggtgctcagataagTGTGACTGCCATTGCCTGCTCTGTGTCGTCCATGCGGGTGCCAGGGCCTCCTCTGCCCCCACGCTGCTCGCCCTGCACACGCCCTGCCCAGGGACTGCGGGGGTCCAGTCACGTCGCATGCCTTGTGCGGTCACCCCTGCTTTCACCTCTCCTGCTCCTTTGAGCCCGCCAGAGAGAGGGATCCTGGCATCTGGCACAGAAGGAAATCCAGGCCCTGCCCAGGGACCATGGAGAGGTTCAGCAGGGGAGTGGGCTTTGCTGGCTTCCTCCCCCTCTGTGCCTGCTCAGCCCAGCAttaactgctgcctagccactggCCATGCCGGAGTCTGGCCCAGAGCGGAGTCCCCATCATGCATGTTCTCCTTGTGGTGCTGATGGTGGAATGTTTGCGGAGTGCCAGTGCATGTCCCTGGCCAGGGTGCATTGCATTGGGGCTAGGAGGAGAGCTTACTGCCTGAAGCAAATGGCACGGGAGCAGGAGGGCAGGTGAGGGCTGGACCccagggagctctgggggcagttaGAGGGAGTGCTGAAGGCCAGCAGCTCTGGGGAGCACAGCTCCACCTTGAGAAGTTCACCAGTGAACTGAGCGTGAGGGTCAGTCTGGGCTCCCTTTCATGCTCCCCTCCCAGGGATTGTTGGTCAGCACCAAAGAGCAGCTAGTCAGCTGCATTAGCTCTGGGGGCTGCAGGACAGTGCAGAGGGACGCGGGCAgtgcaggggaggcagggggtaGGTCTGAGATAGCAGAGATGCCACAGGTCAGCAGTGAGGAGTCAACACTACAAAAGTGGCAGAGTGGGAGATGCTGTGGGGGAAAACTGaacagcatcagcagagctgggggggagcccaggacggGTGTAACTGGGGATCTGCAGCTGGGGATGGAGGGGCACTGACAGCTGGGGGGAGCCGGGACGGGTGTAACTGGGGCTCTGCGGgtggggactgaggggcactgacaGCTGGGGGGAGCCGGGACGGGTGTAACTGGGGATCTGCAGCTGGGGATGGAGGGGCACTGACAGCTGGGGGGAGCCGGGACGGGTGTACGTGGGGTTGTGCAGCGGGGGATGGTGGGGCACTGACCGGGGGGGGGCGCCGGGACGGGTGTAACTGGGGCTCTGCGGgtggggactgaggggcactgacaGCTGGGGGGAGCCGGGACGGGTGTAACTGGGGCTCTGCGGATGGGGACGGAGGGGCACTGACAGCTGGGGGGAGCCGGGACGGGTGTAACTGGGGCTCTGCGGGTGGGGACGGAGGGGCACTGACAGCTGGGGGGAGCCGGGACGGGTGTAACTGGGGATCTGCGGGTGGGGACGGAGGGGCACTGACAGCTGGGGGGTGAATGCGCACAGTCTGCTACTGCATTTTGCCTGGCTCTGACAGAGACTGTTAGACCCTCCCATTGATGGGCACCAAAgctgtcccccacccctctccagtGCAGACCTGCCCTTCCCAAGGCCCCGCGGGGTGGTGTAAAACAGGAGGCTTCCTCCTCTCCACACGTGCGGTTCAGCAGTCCCTCCGGCTGTGCCCAGCACAGGCctctcctccctctgcctcatGCCCACGTCCCTGTGCAGCCCCAAGGCTGAAATGCCAGTTTCACTGTGAGGAGCTTGCAGCAGGCCAAGGCAgccagctcagcacacagcagccGGGCTCGGCTCTGGACGTGGGTCCGAAGGGAGCCGTCTGCTAGCCGCAGTGTAAGCTCTCGAGGCCTCAGTGCTAAGCACAGCACAGCGTGATGCCCAGCACTGCTCAGGATCAGGTATCAGTTACCTCAGGGGCTGCAGGATCAGCAGCAGAACTGGAGtagcaggggtgctgcagcataggttcatgggagccctgggctggaacagcAGATGGAGGAGCTGTGGGTCTGGATCATGGTGCAGCGGGAGCCCAGGGGGAGTCAGAATTGTGGGGCAGGGTAGAGCTGTGTGCAGGTCCCAGGCAGTGTGGCAGTGCTACggggctccagccctgcctccccccacacgGCCTGGCCCCGGTGATCATGTCACCGGCattgcccccagccccaggccggAAGAACTCCACATAAACGCAGCTGAGCAGGTccctggggctgcagcggctctggaTGCAGACAGTGATCTGTCCTGTACCCTCTCTTCTGCAGGTGAATAACGCCACAGCCCGAGTCATGACCAACAAAAAGGCTGCAAATCCCTACATCAATGGTAAGGGCCGGAGggtgtggggcagcaggggtagGTTCAGCAAGGGGGGCCTGGGAGCACGAGAATTGGGAGCATGCTTTGGGGCTTTTATTCTCCCTGCTCCTAGGGCCTGAGGCTGCCCTGGATTCCCTGCGGGTTAGACGGCCCCTCTGGAATTCCTGGCAATGAGCAGAGCCAGGCTCCGCTGAGTCCCATCAGCATCTCTGCCCAGAGGACCCCTGTAGGGAGGGTGTTAGCCCCAGGGCAACGGGCTGCACTCAGCTCCATGGTAGGAGTGGGCAGTGGGACCCTGGCCTCGGGGGGGTAAAaggctcctccccctgctctcctgAGACATTTGCTACCttatgcccagctccccctcccccttgcagtAGGGGTCCCCTGCCATGGGCGCAGAGTTTGCACTGGGAAACGTGGAGGGTGTgtgccagcagctgggaggcagcCGGTCCCACAGGCCTCCTGCAGCCGTGCAACACTGGCcgtgcagagctgctgctgcctgttgGTGAAGAGGCTGCCACTGGCTGTCCCCCCATGGAGGGGGGGGGCTCTCTGGATTCCCCCGGCGGGGCTCACTGGCTCACTGTTTGTGTGGCAGGCTGGAAGCTGAACCCGGTGGTGGGAGCTGTCTACAGTCCTGAATTCTATGCAGGTAAAGTCGATCAGGCCCGGCCCTTTGGCAGAAGTGCTGCTTCGGGTCCCACGTGGCTCTGATTCCCTTGGGCCTGCTCCTCATGCCAGCCTCTCTCTCAAGCGGGGATTACAACTGCAGTTAGCGCCAGCCCGGCCCTAACCCTGATGCTGGGCAGTGCCCATGTGCCTTGCGGTGACAGGGCTCATAAACCCACCTGCCTCACGGGCTCTCCCAGTGGTAGTGCCCCATGGCAGCAGGCAGCACCCATCCCTTCCAGCAGTGCCACATGCCAGTGCTGAGGACTGTTCCCTTTGCACAGCTGTTGGCATGTTGTGGCTCTCCCAGCATTTTGAGGGGCTGTTTGAACAATTACCCCACCAGAGGCAGGAAGCAGaatccctgcctgcagcctgtcCCTTCCATGCCTGCCTCTAGCCCTGAGAGAGGCCAGGGCTCCTGGCACTACCTTCCCCAGAGGGCCCCCCAGCACGCGGCCGCAGCGAGGGGCAGGGGTGACCCTGCGTATGTGATCCTGTGCAGGAGCTTGCGATGGCTCCCTGCTTCCCtttgctggaactgggggtgcgcTGGCCGTGACTGGGTGGTGGCTGTGCAAGCAGAGAAAGCCCAGGCTCCTAGCTGCTGGGCCTGTGCTGGCACAGGAGTCCCGACTTGCTGCTGAGGTGGGTGAGCGCCGCGCAGGACGGGGCCTTCCATCTCCCTCGGGCCGCCCCGTGGGTATGCAGTAGCCAGAGAGCTGCTCTGGGATGCTCATGTCTCTCGCTCTTGCCTTCAGTAACAGGGTTCCCGTACCCAGCCACGGGGACAGCCGTGGCATACCGAGGGGCGCACCTACGGGGCCGGGGGCGTGCTGTCTACAACACGTTCCGCGCcgcacccccacctccacctatCCCCACCTATGGCGCGTGAGTATCCCAGGGAGCCAGCGGGGCAGGCAGCagctttccccctttcttgggaaaTGGACTTGCAGGAGAGGAGCTGCTTTTCCCAGCATGCATGTGGCTCAGCTGAGACCTGGGAGTCTGTAGGCCTGTTGTCCCTGCATGGCTTGGGAGGCCCAACACCCTCCCATGGAGCTGGGGTCTCTGCACCCCATATGTGCAGCCTGGGGTGGGAGAAGCAGACCCAGCCTGCGGGGTACGGCTCAGAGGTGGCACCGTTCAGAGTCGAGCTCTTTGAAGGCTCCTTGACTCCTTCCATCTCTTGGTGCCTCCTGAGGAGGGAGGGTTTATCCCTAGGAatagcccctccccccgcctcggTTGCATGCCCCAGGTACTGGGTAGTCACAGGAGAGGACTTTGTCCAGGTGTCTGGCGCAGCTCACAGCTGTGAGTGGCAGCCTGAGGACAGACACCCCAAGCTGGAGGTGTTTTCTGTcactagatttcaccaagccagtaacaaacgTGAGTTCCTGGATCCCcgtggagtcacagacagcccCTTAGATTCTCCTATCCACCCTGCCACCAAGAGAAACTGGACTTGGTAAGAAATGGTCACCTACACCACAAATCGCCccacattcaggttgcttccagtcccaagggaCCGGTCACTTAGCCCAAATCAGTTGgggtctaaacactaaatacattcttaaaaGACTAATACCTACTTTGAGCAAAGCTAACATCCAGGTGACCTgacctggtctggtctccagcaACAAGGTTGTCAGTTCTTTGCTAATGCCTGCAACTtgggcaagagctggcatctgCCCTGCCAGCGTCACAGACTCCAggtttctaaaactaaactggctctaCATTAAGAGAGCTATGTGCAGACATGCTGTAACTGCAGCaagcattccagccatgtgcacacagactgacttcctgtgCCTACTCCAcactcttccctcctgcagcctgtgctcctccctccaagttccatgcagacTCTATACCCTCTCTCTCTGGTTGGGTATCAAACCTCTGATGCCATGGGCTTCTGCATACTTTCACCTGGGAAAGCACAGAGCAGCCCCCAGAGAAAGTGGCTGCAACCTCATTTCCTCAAAAGCACTTGTTCCTCCTCAGGCTTTATGGGGTGTCACTCTCCTCCCCCAGCTTCTCCCTGCTTTCAGCCCTATTGGCACCTGAGCATCCACACTGGCAGGTGCGGGTCTAATTGCAGGTACACCCAGGCCAGCCTGGAGCAACCCAGACTGATCTCAGCGTGGCTAGGACCAGACTGCCTCCAGGAACTCCAGAGTGTCGTCAGACACCCAACTGcgagccaggctggggagacgGGTCTGGCCCACAAGGAAACAAATAGCCTGGCCACTCCCCACCCACAGGGCGCTGGCAGCTTCCAGGCTTGCCCTCTGACGCACAGCCTCTCTCTTTGGACTGTTTGCAGGGTCGTTTATCAGGATGGATTCTATGGCGCTGAAATTTACGTAAGTGCTGCCCGCCCCTCCTGGACGTTATGTTTCACGTTTCCTTGCTGATGCCAAAGGAAGCAGAGGCCGGTTGGATTGAATCCCACCCCAAGGGTGGGGCTGAGAAGACATAGGGATGGCCCTGGGGCCTGCACTCTGCCCCTGCTGGTAGCAGCTGGGAGTACACCAGCTGGGCATTCCCCGCCGCTTGGCACTGAATGAAGCTGTGGTTCTGATGGTGGTTTTCATTTCTCTCCATTTTCATGCATTCTGCAAAATGAGGAACTTTACAGATAATGTGCAGAATGTTATAGACTGTCACGAGCCACGATCCAGCTGAGAACTGTGATCTCGTTACTCTAGACAATTCATGCCAAACAAGCTGGTGTTGCCAAAGTTAAATTTCCATTAGAATGTTTCCGGAGTGAGAAGAGATGGGGGGATAAAAGAGGTGCCTGCATGGAGGCCGGGCTTCTAGGAGcagtgcagggggcgggggctgcagtaAGAGCAATGCAGGGGGCAGGGgatgcagggggcaggagcagtagggggcaggggctgcagtaggagcagtgcagggggcagggaatgcaGGGGGCAAGAGcagtgcagggggcgggggctgcagtaggagcagtgcagggggcaggggatgcagagggcaggagcagtgcagggggcaggagcagtgcagggggcaggggatgcagggggcaggagcagtgcaggggcgggggctgcagtaggagcagtgcagggggcaggggatgcagggggcaggagcagggcaggggatgcagggggcaggagcagtgcagggggcaggggctgcagtgtgcatggggcaggggctgcagggagtgggggctgcagtaGGAGCAGTGCAGGTGAAGAAGGCACAGTGCTGACTGCTGTGCCCTGAGCAAGGGCCCTCGCCAGGTAAGCGCTGTGCTGGATTCGTGCTCTCGGACAGCATCGGCGCAGTGCATCACACCAGCATTTAACCTCCATATTTAAAAGCCATTGGCCCTGGCTTAGGCTGCAGCTGAAGGATTTCTCTAACGTGACACCTCATTACAGCGATCAGGGAAGTGACATTGAATTGTTTCCGGTTAACGTGTTTGCAAGCCCCCTGGGAATGCTAATGGGCCTGGCATTTGCCTCATGGTGCAGACACCCGGCTCCTAGCAGGGTCCCACAGCTCCCACCACTCAGCAGCTGCTGGGCACAGCTGAGGGGAGCTCTTTGTAGGGTGCCCAGCTGTGCAGGCTCCCTCCTCAGGGGTCTGCTGGGAGGTTGGGCTCCTTTCCAAGAGAGCTGCTCTACCTGGCCTGCCCGGAGACTCCCTGCCTGACGACAGGTCTCTTCTTGCTGGCACAGGGGGGTTATGCAGCCTACAGATACGCCCAGCCAGCGGCGGCGGCAGCATACAGCGACAGGTAAGGCACTCCTCTGCCAGCCTTGCTCCAGCCAGAGGCACCTGTGGCCTGGCTCCCCACCAGCCCATTGAGCTCATGTCAGCAGCTTTCATGCCTCCCTGGAGAGAGAGGCCTGGGGACTCGtcacctctgctcccagagagGGCACACGGCGAGGGACATGCTCAGAACTGATCTCATTGCAGCCAGCACCCCCTCCACGTCCAGCCAGCGGCTCCTGCTCACCCGTTTTCCTGCACCTGTTACCCACCTCCAGTGCCACGGCCCCCTCAGCTAGGAGCTGGGCATCCGCCAGGTGCCTATGGCGGCCCCGAGGCAGCACTCCAGCTGGTCCGCCCTCACTGCCCACGGCGTTTCCCCAGGAGGGTGCAGAGCTGGCCTAGGGACGGGCCACAGCCCCCTTCTGCCCTGCCTGCCGCCAGGGCCAAGGGCATTCTCCAGCTGGGTCTCCATGTGCACGACACCAGCCACCATACTAGGGACGGCTGGTGAAACGCCAGGGGCGGGGAGTGACTCACCGACAGACCAAGGATCAGCCCTAGAGGCCGCCCCCTGCAGCGTGGAGCACCTGCCTTCTGCTCCTGCATGGCTGGCAGAAGCATCAGAAAAATGCAGCACTCCTGCAGCCAAATCCCTGGGCCCAGAGAACCCCCTCCCCATGGGATAGGCCCCTCATATGGCCCAGAGAAGGgccagcctcccccagccccctgggcACAGCCTCCACATGGGGTTCAGCAGGGGAGATACCTgaatgggtgggaggggggacctCTGGTTTCTAATGCCCGCTGTGTTTGCTCCTAGCTACGGCAGAGTGTACGCAGCCGCAGACCCATACCACCACACCATCGGCCCTGCCGCCACGTACAGCATCGGCACCATGGTAAGAGCCGCCCCGAcactggctgcagctgggggagggggcaccacACCCTGTGGGACGGCTTGACTGGAATGAGTttgcatggggggcggggggcagcaggCCGTCCCTGCCATGGTCTGACTGtcggggagcagcaggggagcagTTCACTGGTGGGAAAGCCCAGGAGAAACTTGACTCCGCCTGCCCCCcccacagcctgccccccccactcAAGGgagcccccaacacacacagacccattacacacaccccctccccccaagcctgcGGGAGCCCCTTTCAGTAACTCAGTAACTCCTTTCTACCTACGCTATATGGGGGGGTCTGTGGCCCCCCTCTAGCCCTGGTGCCCACCGCACGTTCACATCCAGCATGCAGAGAGCCGACCTGCCAGGGAGCGTGTGCACACGTGTGTCTGTGCAGCCTGGCACCCGCCTGGCACCCGCCTGGCTCCCTGGCGCGACACACTGTCCCACACAGCGCGGTTCAGGGCGGTTTAGCTAGCTTTGCAACCAGCATCAAAGATGAAAAGTCCCCTTTGTGGGCAGGGTCTCCAAGCCAACCAGgcgttttcttcctttttttaacccTCTCTAATCCCTGGCCAAGGCCTGAGCTGCCATGTGTCAGGGAGggtcctgccagtgcccctctgcACACCCAAAGCGTGGGGCTCGGCTGGGCAGGAGTGTGGAGCTCAGGCAGCCTCCGGGCGAGAGCTGGGCGTGCAGCCGCACCGTGGGCAGAGTGGGAGCAGCACTGCCGCAGTCCTGGGCGGGAAGCTAGGAGGAGAATGCAGGAAGTGCCCCCCGCTCcgtggagcagaggggagggaagcCAGGCAGCACTTGGAGCAGGGGCCTGACGAACCAGGCAGCAGTGGGCTCAGGAGGGATTGGCGGCC
The Mauremys reevesii isolate NIE-2019 linkage group 15, ASM1616193v1, whole genome shotgun sequence DNA segment above includes these coding regions:
- the RBFOX3 gene encoding RNA binding protein fox-1 homolog 3 isoform X7 → MTAKGLFLLPSPEGKGWLTELPMSGRKEAQGSEVATETLTALASDSEGQQSLCINSTRPRPTVPSVRGAPPWRLIGVDLLSGSRQTGNQDATAPPEAMAQPYPPAQYPPPPQNGIPAEYAPPPPHPTQDYSGQSTVPEHPITLYTPAQSHAEQPGADASTQSIAGTQPVSQTDEAAQTESQQLHSSENTDKQQPKRLHVSNIPFRFRDPDLRQMFGQFGKILDVEIIFNERGSKVNNATARVMTNKKAANPYINGWKLNPVVGAVYSPEFYAVTGFPYPATGTAVAYRGAHLRGRGRAVYNTFRAAPPPPPIPTYGAVVYQDGFYGAEIYGGYAAYRYAQPAAAAAYSDSYGRVYAAADPYHHTIGPAATYSIGTMASLYRGGYSRFTPY
- the RBFOX3 gene encoding RNA binding protein fox-1 homolog 3 isoform X6; its protein translation is MTAKGLFLLPSPEGKGWLTELPMSGRKEAQGSEVATETLTALASDSEGQQSLCINSTRPRPTVPSVRGAPPWRLIGVDLLSGSRQTGNQDATAPPEAMAQPYPPAQYPPPPQNGIPAEYAPPPPHPTQDYSGQSTVPEHPITLYTPAQSHAEQPGADASTQSIAGTQPVSVRAPVEPRVGSRAFQQTDEAAQTESQQLHSSENTDKQQPKRLHVSNIPFRFRDPDLRQMFGQFGKILDVEIIFNERGSKVNNATARVMTNKKAANPYINGWKLNPVVGAVYSPEFYAVTGFPYPATGTAVAYRGAHLRGRGRAVYNTFRAAPPPPPIPTYGAVVYQDGFYGAEIYGGYAAYRYAQPAAAAAYSDSYGRVYAAADPYHHTIGPAATYSIGTMASLYRGGYSRFTPY
- the RBFOX3 gene encoding RNA binding protein fox-1 homolog 3 isoform X9, translating into MMMYFWGNQDATAPPEAMAQPYPPAQYPPPPQNGIPAEYAPPPPHPTQDYSGQSTVPEHPITLYTPAQSHAEQPGADASTQSIAGTQPVSVRAPVEPRVGSRAFQQTDEAAQTESQQLHSSENTDKQQPKRLHVSNIPFRFRDPDLRQMFGQFGKILDVEIIFNERGSKGFGFVTFETSTDADRAREKLNGTIVEGRKIEVNNATARVMTNKKAANPYINGWKLNPVVGAVYSPEFYAVTGFPYPATGTAVAYRGAHLRGRGRAVYNTFRAAPPPPPIPTYGAVVYQDGFYGAEIYGGYAAYRYAQPAAAAAYSDSYGRVYAAADPYHHTIGPAATYSIGTMASLYRGGYSRFTPY
- the RBFOX3 gene encoding RNA binding protein fox-1 homolog 3 isoform X1, which translates into the protein MTAKGLFLLPSPEGKGWLTELPMSGRKEAQGSEVATETLTALASDSEGQQSLCINSTRPRPTVPSVRGAPPWRLIGVDLLSGSRQTGNQDATAPPEAMAQPYPPAQYPPPPQNGIPAEYAPPPPHPTQDYSGQSTVPEHPITLYTPAQSHAEQPGADASTQSIAGTQPVSVRAPVEPRVGSRAFQQTDEAAQTESQQLHSSENTDKQQPKRLHVSNIPFRFRDPDLRQMFGQFGKILDVEIIFNERGSKGFGFVTFETSTDADRAREKLNGTIVEGRKIEVNNATARVMTNKKAANPYINGWKLNPVVGAVYSPEFYAVTGFPYPATGTAVAYRGAHLRGRGRAVYNTFRAAPPPPPIPTYGAVVYQDGFYGAEIYGGYAAYRYAQPAAAAAYSDSYGRVYAAADPYHHTIGPAATYSIGTMASLYRGGYSRFTPY
- the RBFOX3 gene encoding RNA binding protein fox-1 homolog 3 isoform X8; this translates as MGRCSCVSWKSQVKRVMRRRLIGVDLLSGSRQTGNQDATAPPEAMAQPYPPAQYPPPPQNGIPAEYAPPPPHPTQDYSGQSTVPEHPITLYTPAQSHAEQPGADASTQSIAGTQPVSVRAPVEPRVGSRAFQQTDEAAQTESQQLHSSENTDKQQPKRLHVSNIPFRFRDPDLRQMFGQFGKILDVEIIFNERGSKGFGFVTFETSTDADRAREKLNGTIVEGRKIEVNNATARVMTNKKAANPYINGWKLNPVVGAVYSPEFYAVTGFPYPATGTAVAYRGAHLRGRGRAVYNTFRAAPPPPPIPTYGAVVYQDGFYGAEIYGGYAAYRYAQPAAAAAYSDSYGRVYAAADPYHHTIGPAATYSIGTMASLYRGGYSRFTPY
- the RBFOX3 gene encoding RNA binding protein fox-1 homolog 3 isoform X4; the protein is MTAKGLFLLPSPEGKGWLTELPMSGRKEAQGSEVATETLTALASDSEGQQSLCINSTRPRPTVPSVRGAPPWRLIGVDLLSGSRQTGNQDATAPPEAMAQPYPPAQYPPPPQNGIPAEYAPPPPHPTQDYSGQSTVPEHPITLYTPAQSHAEQPGADASTQSIAGTQPVSQTDEAAQTESQQLHSSENTDKQQPKRLHVSNIPFRFRDPDLRQMFGQFGKILDVEIIFNERGSKGFGFVTFETSTDADRAREKLNGTIVEGRKIEVNNATARVMTNKKAANPYINGWKLNPVVGAVYSPEFYAVTGFPYPATGTAVAYRGAHLRGRGRAVYNTFRAAPPPPPIPTYGAVVYQDGFYGAEIYGGYAAYRYAQPAAAAAYSDSYGRVYAAADPYHHTIGPAATYSIGTMASLYRGGYSRFTPY
- the RBFOX3 gene encoding RNA binding protein fox-1 homolog 3 isoform X3 translates to MTAKGLFLLPSPEGKGWLTELPMSGRKEAQGSEVATETLTALASDSEGQQSLCINSTRPRPTVPSVRGAPPWRLIGVDLLSGSRQTGNQDATAPPEAMAQPYPPAQYPPPPQNGIPAEYAPPPPHPTQDYSGQSTVPEHPITLYTPAQSHAEQPGADASTQSIAGTQPVSVRAPVEPRVGSRAFQQTDEAAQTESQQLHSSENTDKQQPKRLHVSNIPFRFRDPDLRQMFGQFGKILDVEIIFNERGSKGFGFVTFETSTDADRAREKLNGTIVEGRKIEVNNATARVMTNKKAANPYINGWKLNPVVGAVYSPEFYAVTGFPYPATGTAVAYRGAHLRGRGRAVYNTFRAAPPPPPIPTYGAVVYQDGFYGAEIYGGYAAYRYAQPAAAAAYSDSYGRVYAAADPYHHTIGPAATYSIGTM
- the RBFOX3 gene encoding RNA binding protein fox-1 homolog 3 isoform X10, with the protein product MAQPYPPAQYPPPPQNGIPAEYAPPPPHPTQDYSGQSTVPEHPITLYTPAQSHAEQPGADASTQSIAGTQPVSVRAPVEPRVGSRAFQQTDEAAQTESQQLHSSENTDKQQPKRLHVSNIPFRFRDPDLRQMFGQFGKILDVEIIFNERGSKGFGFVTFETSTDADRAREKLNGTIVEGRKIEVNNATARVMTNKKAANPYINGWKLNPVVGAVYSPEFYAVTGFPYPATGTAVAYRGAHLRGRGRAVYNTFRAAPPPPPIPTYGAVVYQDGFYGAEIYGGYAAYRYAQPAAAAAYSDSYGRVYAAADPYHHTIGPAATYSIGTMASLYRGGYSRFTPY